One genomic region from uncultured Cohaesibacter sp. encodes:
- a CDS encoding enolase C-terminal domain-like protein: MSVSEIHATSMTLWLVENKIAMKRSQGVGSIANTIKRIIIRIDTDSGISGYGEAAPWAVFSGTTEAGVAVLANYFWPEVKGQKVADIPKIMKACDRAAVGHPEAKAAIEMALYDIVGKASDLPIYQLLGGKVKDKIPFSFSIANPDLEADLELTSRMYEEGSRIFKIKTGFVEDHDEDVRRVARIREHLPDDTDLRIDYNQGLPAFGALQKLKQMEEFRPTFLEQPVKAHLWDVMADLTANLVTPILADESVFNAASASDAVQRKIAKAFSIKIMKAGGLANGRAIASIAEQAGIPCYGGTLFEGAIALNAAAHFIVATENMSLGCEFYMPRYVMSPDELEASVDIRDGYVYPPEGPGLGLTIDEDAINRTSIETLKL, translated from the coding sequence ATGTCAGTAAGTGAAATCCATGCAACGTCAATGACCCTCTGGCTTGTAGAAAACAAGATCGCGATGAAGCGGTCTCAGGGCGTAGGGTCGATAGCCAATACGATCAAACGGATCATCATCCGCATTGACACTGACAGTGGCATTTCCGGCTATGGAGAAGCCGCTCCTTGGGCGGTCTTTTCTGGCACCACAGAAGCCGGAGTTGCCGTATTGGCAAACTATTTCTGGCCGGAGGTCAAAGGGCAGAAGGTTGCCGACATTCCGAAGATCATGAAAGCCTGTGATCGCGCAGCCGTTGGTCATCCTGAAGCCAAGGCGGCCATAGAAATGGCACTCTATGATATTGTTGGAAAAGCTTCCGATTTGCCAATCTATCAGCTGCTCGGCGGCAAGGTAAAAGACAAGATACCCTTCAGCTTCTCCATCGCCAATCCGGATCTCGAAGCCGATCTCGAACTGACATCACGGATGTATGAAGAAGGATCCCGCATTTTCAAGATCAAGACCGGCTTTGTTGAAGATCATGATGAAGACGTGCGCCGCGTTGCACGCATTCGCGAGCATTTGCCTGACGATACGGATCTAAGAATTGACTATAATCAGGGCCTTCCAGCGTTTGGGGCCTTGCAAAAGCTCAAGCAGATGGAGGAATTCCGCCCAACTTTTCTTGAGCAGCCGGTCAAAGCCCATCTTTGGGATGTGATGGCAGATCTGACAGCCAATCTGGTGACCCCTATTCTTGCCGATGAAAGCGTCTTCAATGCCGCCTCGGCTTCCGATGCGGTTCAGCGCAAGATCGCCAAGGCCTTCAGCATCAAGATCATGAAAGCGGGCGGACTGGCCAATGGCCGGGCCATCGCATCGATCGCGGAGCAGGCAGGCATTCCTTGCTATGGCGGCACCCTTTTTGAAGGGGCGATCGCGCTCAACGCCGCGGCTCATTTTATCGTCGCAACGGAGAATATGTCATTGGGATGTGAGTTCTACATGCCGCGCTATGTCATGTCTCCTGATGAATTGGAGGCATCGGTGGATATCAGAGATGGCTATGTTTATCCGCCAGAAGGCCCGGGGCTTGGTCTGACTATCGATGAAGATGCAATCAATCGCACAAGTATCGAAACCCTGAAGCTTTAG
- a CDS encoding SDR family oxidoreductase, which translates to MDLGIKGRKALLTGASRGIGRACAFALAQEGVDLTICARDPDKLEETATEIRMTAEDIKVHCVAADVTTEKGRGDIISACPNPDILLNNAGGMLPGDFREWNRETWIEAVDLMMLPPIMLMRALVDGMMERKWGRIVNIVSRSVKIPQPELGLSNGARSGLVGFTAGLARQTVGQGVTINNLLPGTIDTEAQRDHIKGLLSPGGPSYDELRAQRMAGNPAKRFGQPEEVGAYFAFLCSEKASFITGQNLLIDGGSYPGTY; encoded by the coding sequence ATGGATTTGGGAATCAAGGGGCGCAAAGCGCTTTTAACCGGAGCAAGTCGCGGCATCGGACGCGCTTGCGCATTTGCACTTGCCCAAGAGGGCGTAGATCTCACCATATGTGCTCGTGACCCTGACAAATTGGAAGAAACAGCGACAGAAATTAGAATGACGGCCGAAGATATTAAGGTTCACTGCGTTGCTGCCGATGTTACAACCGAGAAAGGGCGGGGGGATATCATTAGTGCCTGTCCAAACCCTGATATTCTGCTTAACAATGCCGGAGGCATGCTGCCAGGAGACTTCCGCGAGTGGAACCGCGAAACCTGGATTGAAGCCGTTGATCTCATGATGCTGCCTCCCATAATGCTAATGCGAGCACTGGTCGATGGCATGATGGAACGCAAATGGGGGCGTATCGTCAACATCGTGTCGCGCAGTGTGAAAATTCCACAACCCGAGTTGGGACTATCCAACGGAGCTCGCTCAGGTCTGGTCGGTTTTACAGCTGGCCTTGCGCGCCAAACCGTCGGGCAGGGGGTGACGATCAATAATCTGCTCCCGGGGACCATCGATACTGAAGCACAAAGAGACCACATCAAGGGATTGCTATCACCGGGCGGGCCATCTTACGATGAGCTACGCGCCCAGAGGATGGCGGGAAATCCGGCAAAGCGCTTCGGCCAGCCTGAAGAAGTCGGTGCCTACTTTGCATTTCTCTGTTCTGAAAAGGCCAGTTTCATCACGGGCCAAAATCTACTCATAGACGGTGGCAGCTATCCCGGCACCTATTGA
- the ugpC gene encoding sn-glycerol-3-phosphate ABC transporter ATP-binding protein UgpC, which produces MSQLQIENLVKVYGTSRVLHGINLDVADKEFVVFVGPSGCGKSTTLRMIAGLEHISGGKIRIGDRVINKVPPGKRDIAMVFQNYALYPHMTVRENMAFCLEQRRAKAPEVRAKVNEAAEVLRITDLLERRPSQLSGGQRQRVAMGRAIVRNPHVFLFDEPLSNLDAKLRVQMRSEIKRLHRIIPTTTIYVTHDQTEAMTMADRVVVMNGGYIEQVGAPLELYENPKSTFVAGFIGSPPMNLLPAQLVGSAEAPSISLENGSSLPMASEGGKSVWAAAKDKSIIFGIRPEAISISPEDEAMVPFDVVIEEVEPLGIETIIYFNIGEASASARIPPHVHVNPGDALKLYADMSRARYFDSNTQRAIEV; this is translated from the coding sequence ATGTCACAGTTGCAGATCGAAAATCTGGTTAAGGTCTATGGCACATCCCGCGTGTTGCACGGCATCAATCTGGATGTCGCTGATAAAGAATTTGTCGTCTTTGTCGGCCCTTCAGGTTGCGGCAAGTCCACCACGCTGCGAATGATTGCCGGTCTTGAGCATATTTCTGGTGGTAAAATCCGCATTGGTGACCGCGTCATAAACAAGGTTCCACCAGGCAAACGTGACATAGCGATGGTGTTCCAGAACTATGCCCTCTATCCCCACATGACAGTGCGTGAAAATATGGCCTTCTGCCTTGAGCAGCGCCGAGCAAAAGCACCTGAGGTGCGGGCCAAGGTCAATGAGGCTGCAGAGGTGTTGCGTATCACGGACCTTCTGGAACGCCGCCCCTCTCAGCTTTCAGGTGGGCAGCGTCAGAGAGTGGCAATGGGGCGCGCTATCGTTCGCAATCCTCATGTTTTCCTTTTCGATGAGCCACTATCCAACCTTGATGCAAAGCTGCGTGTGCAGATGCGTTCCGAGATCAAACGCCTACATAGGATCATTCCAACCACCACCATCTATGTGACACATGACCAGACTGAGGCCATGACGATGGCTGATCGGGTCGTCGTTATGAATGGTGGATATATCGAACAGGTCGGCGCGCCACTTGAGCTTTATGAAAACCCCAAATCAACCTTTGTTGCCGGTTTTATTGGCTCGCCGCCGATGAATCTATTGCCGGCGCAACTGGTTGGTAGTGCCGAGGCTCCGAGTATTTCGCTCGAAAATGGTTCAAGCCTGCCAATGGCGAGTGAAGGTGGCAAGTCCGTTTGGGCCGCGGCCAAGGATAAGTCGATTATCTTTGGCATAAGACCTGAGGCTATTAGCATTTCGCCGGAAGACGAGGCTATGGTGCCTTTCGATGTCGTGATTGAGGAAGTCGAGCCGCTCGGAATCGAGACAATCATCTATTTCAATATCGGTGAAGCGTCTGCCAGCGCCCGCATTCCGCCCCATGTCCATGTCAATCCGGGCGACGCGTTGAAGCTTTACGCTGACATGTCCCGGGCCCGCTATTTCGATAGCAATACACAAAGGGCAATCGAAGTATAA
- a CDS encoding beta-L-arabinofuranosidase domain-containing protein has product MTKHTTFTLPSERFVPADHAKVHFKGGFWQSWQDTVRDVTVPTQYMRLEEEKFLEVLDFKSPPGPLARPIQPSGLSMQHFFDSDFGKWIEAASYMLKYKRNADIETKIDAVVEKLAEGQMPDGYLNSWFVRREPEKRWTNLRDLHEMYSMGHLLEGAVAYFDATGKKQFLDIMLKVVDHIIDTFGNEEGKLRGYDAHEEIELALIKLYRLTGDERHLKLSKYFVDERGQQPSYFDEEARKRGEDPDDYVFHTYAYSQAHKPVREQTEVEGHAVRATYLFCAMADLAFETADKSLWTSLEALFEHMTSKLLYVTGGIGSSGDNEGFTRDFDLPNETAYAETCAAIALGFWVHRMAQMDLNSKYTDILELVAYNGALSGIARDGEHYFYENVLESHGQHRRWKWHNCPCCPTNIARFIASMGSYIYSSRADTLAVHLYAASEAELALGDDTVTIKQDTAYPWDGDIRLDITPSADHVFTLALRIPGWCEGATLSVNGETIDLEPLMVKGYALLRRQWQKCDQIRLHLPMSVTRIYSHPSVSEDFGRVALKRGPVVYCVEETDIGVPPQRLRLCEDAKFDSEFDDSLLGGATVITAMAQVADVNEKKDQLYSTEKPTLSEMKIKAVPYHLWANREAGAMLVWLQED; this is encoded by the coding sequence ATGACTAAACACACAACCTTTACCCTTCCATCCGAGCGTTTCGTCCCCGCAGACCACGCCAAGGTGCATTTCAAGGGTGGCTTCTGGCAAAGCTGGCAAGATACGGTGCGCGATGTCACTGTACCAACCCAGTATATGCGACTTGAGGAAGAGAAATTCCTAGAAGTTCTGGATTTCAAGAGCCCGCCAGGCCCCCTTGCGCGCCCCATCCAACCCTCCGGCTTGTCGATGCAGCACTTCTTTGACAGCGATTTCGGCAAATGGATCGAAGCTGCCAGCTATATGCTCAAATATAAGCGTAATGCAGACATAGAAACCAAGATTGATGCTGTTGTCGAGAAACTGGCCGAAGGCCAGATGCCAGATGGCTACCTCAATTCATGGTTCGTTCGGCGAGAGCCGGAAAAGCGGTGGACCAACCTTAGGGATTTGCACGAAATGTATTCGATGGGGCATCTGCTTGAAGGTGCTGTTGCCTACTTCGATGCTACAGGTAAAAAGCAATTTCTCGATATCATGCTCAAGGTGGTTGATCACATCATCGACACCTTCGGCAACGAAGAGGGAAAACTGCGAGGCTATGATGCGCATGAAGAGATCGAGTTGGCGCTTATCAAGCTTTACCGGCTAACCGGTGACGAGCGTCATTTGAAACTATCAAAGTATTTTGTCGATGAACGTGGTCAGCAGCCAAGCTACTTTGACGAGGAAGCCCGTAAGCGTGGCGAGGACCCTGACGATTATGTCTTTCACACCTATGCCTATTCCCAGGCACACAAACCGGTGCGAGAGCAGACAGAAGTAGAGGGGCATGCAGTTCGCGCCACCTATCTGTTTTGCGCAATGGCAGATCTCGCCTTTGAAACAGCCGATAAAAGCCTCTGGACTTCGCTTGAGGCCTTGTTTGAGCATATGACATCCAAGCTGCTTTATGTGACCGGAGGGATCGGTTCTTCAGGTGATAATGAGGGTTTTACTCGGGACTTCGATTTGCCCAATGAAACGGCCTATGCGGAAACCTGCGCCGCGATTGCGCTGGGGTTCTGGGTTCACCGCATGGCACAGATGGATCTCAATTCGAAATATACAGACATCCTCGAACTGGTCGCCTATAACGGCGCGCTTTCGGGGATCGCGCGAGATGGCGAGCATTATTTCTATGAAAATGTGCTTGAAAGCCATGGTCAGCATCGCCGTTGGAAATGGCATAATTGCCCCTGCTGCCCGACCAACATCGCACGCTTTATTGCTTCCATGGGGAGTTATATCTATTCCAGCCGGGCCGATACGCTGGCGGTTCACCTCTATGCGGCTAGCGAAGCAGAACTGGCGCTGGGTGACGACACGGTGACAATCAAGCAAGACACCGCCTATCCATGGGATGGTGATATTCGGCTCGACATCACTCCCTCAGCGGATCATGTCTTCACTCTTGCTCTTCGCATTCCGGGCTGGTGCGAGGGCGCGACCCTTTCGGTCAATGGTGAAACGATAGACCTCGAACCATTGATGGTGAAAGGTTACGCACTGTTGCGCCGTCAATGGCAAAAGTGTGACCAGATACGCCTTCACCTGCCGATGTCTGTAACCAGGATCTATTCCCACCCCAGCGTTTCGGAAGATTTCGGGCGCGTGGCGCTTAAACGTGGTCCGGTGGTTTATTGTGTTGAGGAAACGGATATCGGAGTTCCGCCCCAGAGACTGCGCCTCTGTGAAGATGCCAAATTCGATAGCGAGTTTGATGATAGCCTGCTTGGCGGCGCCACTGTTATCACCGCTATGGCGCAAGTGGCCGACGTGAATGAGAAGAAAGATCAGCTTTATAGCACAGAGAAGCCGACCTTAAGTGAAATGAAAATCAAAGCGGTTCCCTATCATCTCTGGGCAAACCGCGAGGCAGGTGCCATGCTTGTCTGGCTGCAGGAGGACTGA
- a CDS encoding carbohydrate ABC transporter permease — translation MTTLPLPNHASDDTVTDARNSETIVKNAIWIIICFALAMVFLMPVVWSVANSFKLPAETLSSPQNIIPHTFSLDNYRNLNGVGPGWPVFLGNSVYLAVGTVVLTVLISVPAGYGFSKFRFPGQNLLFILTMATMMIPFQSILTPLFLILVKLHLANTLSGLVLIYVTFQLPFSIFMMRNAFDAVPKALIESARIDGANQWSMMRRITLPLALPGVATVAMFAFLNSWNEFLAALIFLSQEEKFSLPVMLVNVSSGIYGIIDWGALQAGITITMVPCIALFLLLQRYYVRGLVAGAVK, via the coding sequence ATGACCACCTTACCCCTCCCCAATCACGCAAGCGACGACACCGTGACTGATGCACGCAATAGCGAAACAATCGTCAAAAATGCCATCTGGATCATCATTTGCTTTGCACTCGCCATGGTATTTCTCATGCCGGTGGTTTGGTCGGTAGCCAACTCCTTCAAGCTTCCGGCTGAAACGCTATCATCTCCGCAAAATATTATCCCTCATACATTCTCGCTCGACAATTACCGCAACCTCAATGGGGTTGGTCCGGGCTGGCCGGTCTTTTTGGGCAACTCGGTTTATCTGGCGGTTGGTACTGTGGTTCTTACGGTGCTGATCTCGGTGCCCGCAGGCTATGGCTTTTCGAAGTTCCGCTTTCCTGGCCAAAACCTGCTCTTCATTCTGACGATGGCGACCATGATGATCCCTTTCCAGTCGATCCTCACGCCGCTGTTTCTCATTCTCGTAAAATTGCATTTGGCCAACACTCTTTCCGGACTGGTGCTGATCTATGTCACCTTTCAGCTTCCTTTCTCGATTTTCATGATGCGCAATGCCTTTGACGCAGTGCCCAAGGCTCTTATTGAATCCGCTCGTATCGATGGCGCCAACCAATGGTCCATGATGAGGCGCATCACACTTCCGCTGGCTTTACCCGGCGTAGCCACTGTGGCGATGTTCGCTTTCCTCAATTCCTGGAACGAATTTCTCGCTGCGCTGATCTTCTTGTCTCAGGAAGAGAAGTTCTCACTGCCTGTCATGCTCGTGAATGTGTCCTCCGGCATTTACGGCATCATTGATTGGGGCGCGCTGCAGGCCGGTATCACCATCACTATGGTGCCGTGCATTGCGCTCTTTCTTCTCCTTCAACGCTATTATGTGCGCGGCCTTGTTGCCGGTGCCGTTAAATAA
- a CDS encoding sugar ABC transporter permease, translating into MKSPINSDPALEEEIIESKPPHDWLGLGLITPSMIFIGVLFLLPLCMTLYMSLHYWPLLGRPSFIGLDNYREAIGEAQLWESLGFTVLYTVLVTTALFVVAFPLALLVDRPLRSAGFFRTIYFMPVVIGFGAASTLWMWLLNPDNGVFARLLVGSGIVDGAPRPLDSFWPALAVIILMVVWKTAGFTMVILLTGLQGVPDDVIEAARIDGAGPFSRFFRVIVPLMRNSILLALILNVTSSMLAFDQFFVITQGGPQNSTISAVFNIYLASFSSYRLGYGSALSVILLVILVAISAIQLSLLRSRPEE; encoded by the coding sequence ATGAAGTCTCCAATTAATTCAGATCCTGCTCTTGAAGAAGAGATCATAGAGAGCAAACCGCCTCATGATTGGCTCGGTCTTGGGCTCATCACTCCCAGCATGATCTTCATTGGCGTGCTGTTCCTGCTGCCTCTTTGCATGACACTTTACATGAGTCTGCATTATTGGCCGCTTCTTGGTCGCCCCAGTTTCATCGGTCTGGACAATTACCGCGAGGCCATCGGCGAAGCACAGCTTTGGGAATCTCTGGGCTTTACCGTGCTCTACACCGTGCTTGTAACGACCGCGCTGTTCGTCGTCGCGTTCCCACTGGCGCTGCTGGTAGACCGTCCCTTGCGTAGCGCGGGCTTCTTTCGCACCATCTATTTCATGCCGGTGGTTATTGGCTTTGGAGCTGCTTCCACTCTCTGGATGTGGCTACTCAACCCAGACAATGGTGTCTTTGCCCGTTTGCTGGTTGGCTCCGGCATCGTTGATGGCGCCCCGCGGCCTCTCGATAGTTTCTGGCCAGCGCTTGCCGTGATCATTTTAATGGTTGTCTGGAAAACGGCTGGTTTCACCATGGTTATTCTTTTAACCGGTCTTCAGGGCGTGCCCGACGATGTCATCGAGGCTGCACGGATCGATGGGGCCGGACCATTTTCACGTTTTTTCCGCGTGATTGTACCCTTGATGCGCAATTCGATCCTACTCGCGCTAATCCTCAACGTGACATCCTCAATGCTCGCTTTTGACCAGTTTTTTGTCATCACCCAGGGTGGGCCTCAAAACTCGACGATTTCGGCCGTCTTTAATATCTACCTCGCCTCCTTTTCATCTTACAGGCTGGGATATGGATCTGCCCTTTCCGTTATCCTTCTTGTCATCCTTGTCGCAATCAGTGCAATCCAGCTGTCTTTGTTGCGCAGCCGCCCGGAGGAATGA
- a CDS encoding sugar ABC transporter substrate-binding protein, with protein MKIFISSLVVAAALTAAVPASSEEATIWVRTSSASILEKLAGLYNESHDDTIKVVPIVAEQMVPKLGAALAGGSAPEAAALDLIYVPTFAVNNTLEDISDFIDSKPYAASLSPSHIRLASYEGKKYGVPFLPDASVIAYNTDLFSKAGVDAKEAFSSVKTMAAAADKISALGDDTYGFYFVANSGSWLIYDFMPHIWAAGADILSDDGREATVDTEAMRETLAAYNNMWTAGAIHPTSRSGNGNSAVEAFASGKVGILMSGSYIVNLLTNKFPDVNFDIAKIPGPNGGVSSFAGGDTISLMSGISVDKKALMLDFIDFYLQPDMQVLITEESGMPSRIDLAEEAYKNFDKRNLIAYEALGDGRTPYTFSSDELFVSRTGPFLNLIQTAIFEGDIDGAISKTQGDFQKILDRTNP; from the coding sequence ATGAAAATTTTTATTAGTTCTCTGGTCGTGGCCGCTGCCCTCACCGCTGCAGTTCCAGCCAGTTCAGAAGAAGCGACCATCTGGGTCCGCACCTCATCCGCCAGTATTCTTGAGAAGCTTGCGGGGCTGTATAATGAAAGCCACGATGACACCATCAAAGTTGTCCCAATCGTCGCTGAACAGATGGTTCCAAAGCTCGGAGCAGCCCTTGCTGGCGGCAGCGCACCCGAAGCGGCAGCCCTTGACCTAATTTATGTTCCAACCTTTGCTGTCAACAACACGCTCGAAGACATTTCAGATTTCATTGATAGCAAACCATACGCTGCGTCCCTGTCTCCATCGCACATTCGTCTGGCGAGCTATGAAGGCAAGAAATACGGCGTGCCTTTTCTGCCCGATGCCTCTGTTATCGCCTATAATACGGACCTCTTTTCCAAAGCTGGCGTTGATGCCAAAGAGGCTTTTTCCTCAGTTAAAACGATGGCCGCTGCTGCGGACAAAATCAGCGCACTGGGCGACGACACCTACGGGTTTTACTTTGTAGCCAATTCAGGCAGCTGGCTGATCTATGATTTCATGCCGCACATATGGGCTGCGGGCGCTGACATCCTTTCCGATGATGGTCGTGAGGCAACCGTCGACACCGAAGCCATGCGCGAGACCCTTGCCGCCTATAACAATATGTGGACAGCAGGCGCCATTCATCCGACCTCCCGTTCCGGCAATGGGAATAGCGCCGTTGAAGCCTTTGCTTCGGGTAAGGTTGGCATCTTGATGTCAGGTTCTTACATCGTCAACTTGTTGACCAACAAATTTCCGGACGTCAACTTCGACATTGCAAAGATCCCGGGTCCGAACGGCGGCGTTTCAAGTTTTGCAGGTGGTGACACCATTTCGCTCATGTCAGGTATTTCCGTCGATAAGAAAGCCCTTATGCTCGACTTTATCGACTTCTACCTACAACCTGATATGCAGGTTTTGATCACCGAAGAATCCGGCATGCCTTCTCGTATCGATCTTGCTGAAGAAGCCTACAAGAATTTCGACAAACGTAACCTGATTGCTTATGAGGCACTTGGTGACGGCCGCACGCCTTACACCTTCTCCTCCGATGAACTCTTCGTTAGCCGCACCGGCCCATTCCTCAACCTGATCCAGACCGCGATCTTTGAGGGTGATATTGACGGTGCCATTTCGAAGACTCAGGGCGATTTCCAGAAAATTTTGGATCGTACCAATCCGTAA
- a CDS encoding FadR/GntR family transcriptional regulator: protein MKRRSIPALRALPTQGRSEQVIKALAKYISRQKLVPGDRLPPERDLAAALGVARTSIREAVSQLTALGVLEPRVGSGTFLLRAVTSDTVYMPLMLNADGVEDILLKALEVRRGIEIEASKAASKRRTESDLLRMEAALIHMESLFHPEGGSGEADFQFHLTIYEASHNPLISQLLQQFRSLFERFWTNPYGRSDFAAASFPYHRTLFEAIRDQDPVAAEEETRKLLDSVEHDIISMKP, encoded by the coding sequence ATGAAGAGAAGATCGATACCGGCCCTAAGAGCCCTTCCCACGCAAGGTCGAAGTGAGCAAGTGATAAAAGCGCTCGCCAAATACATCTCTCGCCAGAAGCTTGTTCCTGGCGATCGACTGCCACCGGAAAGGGACCTCGCTGCAGCGCTTGGCGTGGCGAGAACCAGCATACGGGAGGCCGTCAGTCAGCTCACTGCCCTTGGCGTTCTCGAGCCGCGAGTCGGATCGGGAACCTTCCTTTTGCGTGCCGTCACCTCAGACACCGTTTATATGCCACTTATGCTCAATGCAGATGGGGTTGAGGATATTTTGCTCAAGGCACTTGAAGTGCGCAGGGGGATCGAAATTGAGGCCTCCAAGGCAGCATCAAAGCGGCGCACGGAGTCAGATCTTCTTCGTATGGAAGCGGCGCTCATTCATATGGAGAGCCTGTTTCACCCCGAGGGTGGAAGCGGTGAGGCTGACTTTCAGTTTCACTTGACGATCTATGAGGCATCACACAATCCGCTGATCAGTCAGTTATTGCAGCAATTTCGTAGCTTGTTCGAACGTTTCTGGACCAATCCATACGGGCGCTCCGACTTTGCCGCTGCATCCTTCCCCTATCACCGCACCCTGTTTGAGGCGATCAGAGACCAGGATCCGGTCGCAGCCGAAGAGGAAACCCGCAAGCTGCTGGACTCTGTCGAGCACGACATCATCTCCATGAAACCGTAA
- a CDS encoding response regulator transcription factor, whose amino-acid sequence MRILLVEDEAELANMIVGALSRNGMVVDHADNLALAEEALRSNVHEAVILDRGLPDGDGLTLLDQIKSQQTRIPVIVLSALGSLDQRIEGLDTGADDYLAKPFAFDELLARLRALVRRPSVVQNDKIKIGRLVFDRESRAVEIEGENQILPRREFLALEALIQRSGRVVTRETLEQAVYGFDDEIASNTLDAHISRLRRKLAPALVEIHAMRGIGYLLRAKK is encoded by the coding sequence ATGCGTATTTTACTTGTCGAAGATGAAGCTGAACTTGCCAACATGATTGTTGGAGCACTTTCACGAAATGGTATGGTCGTAGACCATGCTGACAATCTCGCGCTTGCAGAAGAAGCCCTCAGGAGCAATGTCCATGAAGCCGTTATTCTGGACCGGGGCCTCCCTGATGGAGACGGTCTTACTCTGCTCGACCAGATTAAAAGCCAGCAAACAAGAATTCCAGTAATCGTGTTGTCTGCTCTTGGGTCACTTGATCAAAGAATTGAGGGATTGGACACGGGCGCTGATGACTATCTCGCCAAACCATTTGCGTTTGATGAGTTGTTGGCCCGTTTGCGGGCACTCGTGCGTCGCCCTTCAGTCGTTCAAAATGACAAGATAAAGATCGGCAGACTTGTTTTTGATCGTGAAAGCAGGGCTGTCGAAATTGAAGGGGAAAATCAAATTTTGCCCAGAAGAGAATTCCTCGCACTAGAAGCTTTGATCCAACGCTCAGGGCGGGTGGTGACAAGAGAGACGCTTGAACAAGCTGTATATGGTTTCGACGATGAAATCGCCTCCAACACTTTAGATGCTCATATTTCTCGCCTCCGTCGTAAACTTGCCCCAGCGCTAGTGGAAATTCACGCAATGCGCGGCATTGGTTATCTATTGCGAGCAAAGAAATGA